The Neodiprion fabricii isolate iyNeoFabr1 chromosome 4, iyNeoFabr1.1, whole genome shotgun sequence genome window below encodes:
- the LOC124179633 gene encoding adipokinetic hormone/corazonin-related peptide receptor variant I-like: MEEQCGSGCVLNVTSEIENRDLESEDVTFPPQLRFTEQSLSVVIVYCLLFVIAAVGNLTVFITLSRGRHRKSRISLMITHLAVADLLVTFLMIPLEVGWRLTVQWLAGNLACKVFLFLRAFGLYLSSNVLVCVSLDRYFAILHPLKLNDARRRGKIMLIIAWICSLIYAVPQSFVFHVSSHPEYPNFHQCVTFGFFMNQAEEIAYNLFCVVAMYFVPLLVICCTYIKILCEISTKSRESREDTGRSEGGRTKTKRCTNSATGGRLALRRSDTSTIERARGKTLRMTITIVSVFILCWTPYVAMTLWYMFDRESAMRVDTWLQDALFIMAVGNSCANPLVYGSYVVNFRHEFSRCLCLCSNTSEANLDVRLTCRSKGK, from the exons atggaGGAACAGTG CGGTTCTGGTTGTGTACTCAACGTAACGAGTGAGATCGAGAATCGTGACTTGGAGTCGGAGGACGTTACTTTTCCGCCACAGTTGAGATTCACGGAACAATCACTTAGCGTGGTTATCGTATACTGTCTATTATTCGTGATAGCTGCGGTGGGAAATTTGACAGTATTCATCACTCTGTCACGTGGAAGGCACCGCAAGTCCAGGATATCTCTAATGATAACGCACCTGGCAGTCGCCGACCTTCTCGTTACCTTTCTAATGATTCCGCTTGAG GTTGGATGGCGTCTGACGGTTCAATGGCTCGCTGGAAATTTGGCTTGCAAGGTTTTCCTCTTCCTTCGAGCGTTTGGTCTTTATTTGTCGAGCAACGTCCTGGTCTGCGTCTCGTTGGACAG GTATTTCGCGATCTTGCACCCTTTAAAGTTGAACGACGCCCGGCGTCGCGGGAAGATAATGCTGATTATTGCGTGGATCTGCAGCCTTATCTACGCAGTGCCGCAG AGTTTCGTCTTCCACGTGTCATCTCACCCCGAGTATCCGAACTTCCACCAGTGCGTCACATTCGGATTTTTCATGAACCAAGCGGAGGAGATAGCCTACAACCTGTTCTGCGTTGTTGCCATGTATTTCGTACCCCTCTTGGTAATCTGTTGTACTTACATCAAGATATTGTGCGAGATAAGTACCAAGAGTCGCGAGAGCAGAGAAG ACACTGGGCGATCGGAAGGCGGACGAACCAAAACCAAAAGATGCACAAACAGTGCCACTGGAGGGCGATTGGCTTTGCGTAGATCGGACACAAGCACCATAGAAAGGGCCAGGGGCAAGACACTGCGTATGACTATCACGATCGTATCGGTGTTCATTCTTTGTTGGACTCCGTACGTCGCGATGACTTTATG GTACATGTTCGATAGGGAGAGCGCGATGAGAGTCGACACTTGGCTCCAGGACGCCCTCTTTATCATGGCCGTGGGAAATTCCTGTGCCAATCCCCTGGTCTATGGAAGTTACGTCGTCAACTTCCGacatgaattttcgaggtGTTTGTGCCTCTGTTCAAACACCTCGGAAGCAAATCTTGACGTCAGATTGACCTGTCGAAGCAAGGGAAAATGA